GTGAAGACGATCAGGATGGCCAGCAGCAGGATGCCGTAGGCCGCCGACTGCGCGAAGTCACGCGGCTGCTGTCCGAAGCCGAGGTAGTAGGCCCAGGTCACGAGGATCTGCGCCTCGGGCGCGGTGTCGCCGAACAGCAGGAAGATGACGGCGAACTGGTTGAACGTCCAGATGACGCCGAGGAGTACGACGGTGGAGCTGACCGAGCGCAGGCCCGGCAGGGTGACGTAGCGGAAGCGCTGCCAGGCGCTCGCGCCGTCCATCTCCGCCGCCTCGTACAGCGAGGAGTCGATGGACTGCAGACCGCCGAGCAGCGAGACCATCATGAACGGCACACCGCACCAGGTGTTGACCATGATCGCGGCGAACCGCTGCCAGAAGGTGTCCTCCAGCCACAGCGGGGCCGGCAGGTGCAGTGCTTCGAGGCCGGCGTTGATCACACCGCCGTCGGCGAGCATGAACCGCCAGCCGAACACGGTGACGAAGGTCGGCACGGCCCACGGCAGGACCAGGATCAGCCGGTAGAAGGTGCGGCCGCGCAGCTTCTGGTTGAGCAGCAGCGCGAGGCCGAGCCCGATGACGTAGTGCAGGGCGACGCAGAGCGCCGTCCAGACGATCGTCCAGATGAAGTGCGACCAGAAGCGGTCGTACGACGTCGGGCCCCACAGGATGTCGGCGTAGTTGTCGAGGCCGATGAACTCGTAGGTGGCCTCGATGCGGTTGGCGCCGATGGTGCGCGCCGAGTTGAGGCTGTTGGCGTTGGTGAGGGTGAGGTAGAAGCCGCGCGCCAGCGGATACAGCACCAGGACGCCGAGCACGACGACCACCGGGGCGATCATCGCGTACGCGTACCAGAACCGCTGGTACGACTGCTTCAGACGCGACAGCGGGCCCGGGCGCCCGCCCGGTTCACCTCGGCGCTTGCCGGTCGCTCGGTCGATGGCGACTGTCATCGTTCGACACCTTCTGGAAGATCACGGGAAGATCGGGGGCCGGGCCTGCCGGAGGGCCGGGCCGCTCGGCGGCCCGGCCCCCGGGGATCACTTGCTGTAGTCCGGGACCAGCTTGGCGATCGCGGTCTCCGCGTTGCCGAGGCCCTTGTCCAGGGACTCCTTGCCGCCGGCGATCGCGAGCAGCTCGGTGTCGAGCGGGCCCCACAGGGAGCTGTACTCGGGCAGCTCGGGGCGCGGCTGGGCGGCGGCGAGGACGGTCTGGTAGCCGGCGATGCCCGGGTCGGCCTTCACCTCGGCGGTGTAGGCGTCGTCGCGCGTGGGCAGCGTGGAGTTCTTCAGGGCGATGGTCTCCTGGGACTTCGCCGAGGTCATGAAGTTGATGAACTTCAGCGACGCCTCCTGGTGCGCCTTGTCCGAGCCGGCGTACACGGAGAGGTTGTGGCCGCCGGTCGGGGCGCCCGCCTTGCCGGCTCCGCCGGCCGGGACGGTGGCGATGCCCAGGTTGGCCTTGTCCTTGAACGCGGAGCCCTTGTAGAAGTTGGTGATCTCCCACGGGCCCTGGACGATCGAGGCGACCTTGCCGTTGACGAAGGCGTCCTGGATGTGGGCGTAGGCGTCGGCGGTGGTGTCCGCCTTGTGCAGGCCCTTGCCGTCGAAGAGGTCCAGCCAGGTGCCGTAGGCCTTCTTCGCCTCGGCGGAGTTCACGGTGATCTTCTTCTGCGCGACGTCGACGGTGTCGGTGCCCTCGCCGTAGAGGAAGGACTGGGCGTAGTAGGCCTGGGTGGAGCCCCAGTAGCCGTCGACGCCGGTCTTGTCCTTGATGGTGGCGGCGGCCTTCTTCAGGTCGTCCCAGCTCTTGGGGGCCTCGGCGATGCCGGCCTTCTCGAAGAGTTCCTTGTTGTAGACCAGCGCGAGGGTGTCGGTGACGAACGGGACGCCGTAGGTCTTGCCGTCGTACTGGGCCTGCTTGATCAGGCTGGGCTGGAACTTGTCCTGGTCCTTGAGGGCCTCGGTGCCGTCGAGCGGCAGGAAGAAGCCCTTCTTGGCGAAGGCGGGCGTCCAGCCGACCTCGGAGCGCAGGATGTCCGGCGCGCCCGTGGCTCCGGCGGCGGTGTCGAACTTGTTCTGCGCCTGGTCGAAGGGCACGTTGACGTACTTGACCTTGATGTCCTTGTTCGCGGCCTCGAACTCCTTGACCAAGGCCTTGTACGTCGGTGCCTCATTGGTGGCGTTGGAGGTGTCCCACCAGGTGATGGTGACCGGACCGTCGGCCGAGTCGCCGCTGTCGCTTCCGCCGCAGGCCGTCGCCGTGAGAGCGATCGACGCCACCAGCGCGGTGGCCGCTATGCCACGCCGCATGAGATCTCCTTGAGGGTGAAAGCCCGTGTGCTGGGCGGAGGGCCCCGTCCGCCGCTCCTGCCGAGTTCCGGCCGCGCCATCGCCGCCGCCGGGCGTGGCCGAACGTAACAGCGTTGTAAGCGCGACGAAAGACCTTGCTGCAAAAAATTGCAACAACGGGCGATGGTTACCGGCCCGTGACCTGCGCTCGACATGGCCGAAACCTGCCATCAGGGCCGCTCAGCGGGGGTTCCCGGGGCCGTGCAAGACTCTGCAAGCTCTTGCCACCACGGGCGGGGGCGGCCATCATCACCCTGTCAGCGCCTTGCGAAGGTCACCTCCTTCCGCACGCGGGCGCCCCCACGGACACCGACCAGAATCACGAGGGACCGCGATGACGCAGCAGCCCGCAGTGGGCCGCACCCCCGCCCGCACCCGACGCCGGGCCGGTGGGCAAGCGCAGGTCCGGCCGGTACAGTCCAGTGCTGTGACCACACGGCTTGCCGACATCGCAGCCCAGGCGGGGGTCAGCGAGGCGACTGTCAGCCGCGTCCTGAACGGGAAGCCGGGCGTCGCCGCGACCACTCGCCAGTCCGTCCTGGCCGCTCTCGACGTGCTGGGCTACGAGCGGCCGGTCCGGCTGCGGCAGCGCAGCGCGGGCCTGGTGGGCCTCATAACCCCGGAGCTGGAGAACCCCATATTCCCGGCCCTGGCGCAGGTCATCGGGCAGGCGCTGACCCGGCAGGGGTACACGCCGGTGCTCGCCACCCAGACCCCCGGCGGGTCCACGGAGGACGAGCTGACGGAGATGCTGGTCGACCGGGGGGTCGCCGGCATCATCTTCGTCTCCGGTCTGCACGCCGACACCTCGGCCGACATGCAGCGCTACGAGCAACTGCGCGCCCAGGGCGTGCCGTTCGTCCTCGTCGACGGTTTCTCGCCCAAGGTGCAGGCCCCCTTCATCTCGCCGGACGACCGGGCGGCGATGTCCCTGGCGGTGACGCATCTGGTGTCGCTGGGGCACACCCGGATAGGTCTGGCGCTCGGCCCCAAGCGCTTCGTTCCGGTGCAGCGCAAGATCGAGGGCTTCGTCCGCACGATGCAGGACCAGTTGGGGCTGGCGGCCGCGACCGTGGAGTCCGAGCTCGTCCAGCACTCCCTCTACACGCTGGAGGGCGGCCAGGCGGCGGCCATGGCGCTCATCGACCGGGAGTGCACGGCGGTGGTGTGCGCGAGCGACATGATGGCGCTCGGCGCGATCCGGGCGGCCCGGCAGCGGGGGCTGGAGGTCCCGGACGACGTCTCGGTCGTCGGCTTCGACGACTCCCCGCTGATCGCCTTCACCGACCCGCCGCTGACGACCGTCCGCAAGCCGGTCCCGGCGATGGGGCAGGCGGCGGTGCGTACCCTGCTGGAGGAGATCGGCGGGACTCCGGCGCCGCACAGTGAGTTCGTGTTCATGCCGGAACTGGTGGTGCGGGGGTCGACCGCCTCGGCGCCTGGGGACCGTTCTCGTACCTGAGACGGAGAGATGGGGGGACGATGCGGTACGTACGGAGGAGAGGGCTCTCGGTACTACCCCGACGAACGTGCGTGACGAACCCGACCAGAGGATGATCGGTGGGGTACCGGATTTCTGGCAGACTCTGTGCCCATGGGTGAAACGACCGTGACGACACTGGAGGAAGGCCGGGAGCAGGCCGCTCCGCGGTCCGTCACGGACGCGCCGGAGCAGCAGAGGTTCCTGCACCGGCTGCGGGTTCCGCGCAGGCCGCGTATCTGGTTCGAGATCCTGCTGATCGCGGTGAGTTACTGGACGTACTCCCTGATCCGCAACGCGGTCCCCGAGCAGAAGACGCAGGCGCTGGAGAACGCCGACTGGATCTGGAGGATGGAGCACCACCTCGGGATCGCGGTCGAGGAGACGATCAACCACTCCGTGAACTCGGTGACATGGCTGATCGTCGGCATGAACTACTACTACGCGACCCTGCACTTCGTCGTCACGCTCGGTGTCCTCGTGTGGATCTACCGTAGTCATCCGGGGCGTTACGCGGCGACGCGTCTGGTCCTCTTCGCCACCACCGCCGTGGCCCTCGTCGGCTACTACTTCTACCCGCTGGCCCCGCCCCGCCTGATGACCGGCGAGAACTTCATCGACACGGTCGTCGTCCACCAGACGTGGGGCTCCATGGCCTCGGGCGACCTGAAGAACATGTCGAACCAGTACGCGGCGATGCCGTCCATGCACATCGGGTGGTCGCTGTGGTGCGGGCTCACGATCTTCGCGCTGGCGTCGGTGCCGTGGGTGCGGGTGCTGGGCCTGCTTTACCCGACGCTCACACTCGTCGTCATCGTGGCCACCGCCAACCACTTCTGGCTGGACGCGGTCGGCGGCATGATCTGCCTGGCCTTCGGCTACGCGGTGGCCCGCGTCTGGTACGGCGCCCTGCCGTACGCACTCCCGCGCCAGGTGACGGGCGACATCCGGGAACCGGAACTGGAACCGGTCAAGGTGTAGCCCCGGCCGGGGCGCCGGCTGGTTCCCTCAGGGCCCTGACGAAGGGTGCGCGGGGCGGGCCGTGCGTTGTCGGCCGCGGGCCCGGTGGGGCTACTCGCGCAGTTCCCCGCGCCCCTGAAAAGCAGGGGCTGCGCCCCGTGCTTTTCGCCCCTGAGTGGCCGCAGGCCCTCAAGGGGCGCGGGGAACTGCGCGACCAGCCACCATCCACCCGCACCCGACAACTCACGTGCCGTGGGTGTCGACGGCGGGTGCCGGTCGCCGGGACCGCGAGGCGTCGGCCGCTTGCCTCAGCGCTCTGACGAACGTCCGCAGGGCGGGCTGGGGCGGAGCCGTCCCGCGTACGGCCGCGTGGATGGAGCGGCGGGGTTCCGCGCCCGTGAAGCGGCGTACGACGACGTCGGGGTGGCTGCTGCCGAGGCCGAGGCGGGGGATGAGACCGACGCCGAGACCCGCGGCGACGAAGCCCTGCGCGGTCGCGTAGTCCTCGCTCTCCACCACGAACCGGGGGCGGAAGCCCGCCTCGGCGCACGCCTCCAGCTGGGCGTCCAGACAGGGCCCCGGCCATTCGCTGCCGACCCACGGCTCGTCGGCGAGGTCGGCCAGCGTGAGGTCGGGCCGCTCGGCGAGGGGGTGCGCGGCGGGCAGTACGGCGAGGTAGGTGTCGTCGAGCAGGTGCAGCAGCCGTACGCCGTCGGGGTCGGCGCCGCGCGGCCGGACGACGAGCGCGAGGTCGGCCCGCCCCTCCCTGACCGCCGGAAGCGGATCGTCGGGGTCGATGAGCTTCAGCTCGACGCGCACACCGGGGTGCTCGGCGCGGAGCCGGGCGACGGCGGGGGCCACCAGGGAGGCGCCGGCCGTGGCGAAGTACCGCACGGCCAGCCGCCCCGTGCGCCCGGCCCGCAGATCGGCCAGCGCGGCCTCCGCCTCGGCGACCTGCCGTCCGATCGCACCGGCGTACTCGGTGAGCAGCAGCCCGGCCTCCGTGGGCCGCACCCCGCGTCCGACCCGCTCCAGCAGCGCGATCCCGGCCTCCTTCTCCAGCGCCGCGACCTGCTGGCTGATCGCGGACGGGGTGTAGCCGAGGGCGGTCGCGGCGGCCGTCACCGAGCCGCTGGTCACCACGGTCCTGAGCACCTGCATCCGCCGCACATCCATCATGCAGCCCAGCTTAAAGGTCCATGCAGGATTCTGTGCTTGTCCTTACGCATCCGGTGCCCGAGCGTGGTGCGCATGCCTCTCGCGTCCACGCTCCGCATGGCCCTCCTCGCCCTCCTGTGGGGCTCGGGCTTCCTCTGGATCAAACTCGCCCTCAACCACGGCCTGTCCCCGCTCCAGATCACGGTCGCGCGCTGCGCGCTGGGCGCGGCGGTCCTGCTGGCCCTCGCCCTGGCCGCCCGCCAGCGCCTGCCGCGCGACGGGCGGACCTGGGCCCATCTCCTGGTCGCCGCCTTCTTCTGCAACGCCCTGCCGTTCGCGCTCTTCGGCATCGGCGAGCAGACCGTCGACTCGGGCACGGCGGGCGTCCTCAACGCGACGACCCCGCTGTGGGCCCTGCTCCTCGGCCTCGTCCTCGGCACGGACCGCCCCCTCTCCCCCGCCCGCCTCACCGGACTCCTCCTCGGCTTCGCCGGGGTCCTGCTGATCTTCGCGCCCTGGCAACGGGCGGGGCTGATGACCGGGGGCGCGCTCGCGCTGCTCGGGGCGGCCGTCAGCTACGCGGTGGCCTTCGCGTACATGGGCCGCCACCTGACGGGCCGCGACGCCCCGCTCGCCGTCTCCGCCGCGCAGCTGCTGACGGCGACGGGGTGGGCGGCGGCCGGGTGGGCGACGACGGGGTGGGCCGCGGACACCGGGCCCGCCGGGAGCGCCGGCCCGGCCGGGGTCGACGCGACGGCCGTGCTCGCGGTGGTCGTCCTCGGGATCTTCGGGACCGGGATCACCTTCTACCTCAACTACCGCCTGATCGCGGACGAGGGAGCGACGAGCGCGGCGACGGTCGGCTATCTGCTGCCGGTGGTGTCGGTCGCCCTGGGGGCGCTGTTCCTGGACGAGCGGGTGGGGCCCCGGGTGCTCGCGGGCATGGTGGTGGTCCTGGCGGGGGTGGCACTGACCAGGCCGCGACGGGCCCCGGGCCGTACGGGGGTGCGTGGTCGGGTGCGGGTGGGTGGGGCCTGGTCGCGCAGTTCCCCGCGCCCCTGAAAAACCGGGGCTGCGTCCCTGCTTTTTCGGCCCGGAGGGGCCGTAGGCCCTTGAGGGGCGCGGGGAACTGCGCGAGAACCCCCACCCACCCGCACCCGACCACGCACCCCGCCCGGCCCGCCGCGCGTCACCCGGCGTCCGGCGGGTCGAGCGACCGGACCAGCACGGCCACACCCGCGGGCATCCCGACGACATAGCCGACCACGAGTCCGATGCCCTGGTCGGCCGTCGGGGGGAGGGCCCAGTTCGTCGCCGCGGCCACCGACAGGGCCACCGTCGCCAGCGTCAGGAACGCGGCGGCGACCGCACGTCCACGGGGTGGACGCCCCGCCCGGTACCGCTCGACCGCGGGCCCGAACGAGGCCATACCGACCAGCGTCGCGACGAGAGCGGGTTCGGGCAGCCAGCCGAAGAGCGACCCCACCAGCGCGGCGATCCCGGCGACGGCGAGACCGACGAGCTCCAGCCACACCGTCGTGACCACGGGCTCCGAGACCAGCACGGTCCCCCACGAGG
This genomic stretch from Streptomyces deccanensis harbors:
- a CDS encoding LysR family transcriptional regulator yields the protein MMDVRRMQVLRTVVTSGSVTAAATALGYTPSAISQQVAALEKEAGIALLERVGRGVRPTEAGLLLTEYAGAIGRQVAEAEAALADLRAGRTGRLAVRYFATAGASLVAPAVARLRAEHPGVRVELKLIDPDDPLPAVREGRADLALVVRPRGADPDGVRLLHLLDDTYLAVLPAAHPLAERPDLTLADLADEPWVGSEWPGPCLDAQLEACAEAGFRPRFVVESEDYATAQGFVAAGLGVGLIPRLGLGSSHPDVVVRRFTGAEPRRSIHAAVRGTAPPQPALRTFVRALRQAADASRSRRPAPAVDTHGT
- a CDS encoding LacI family DNA-binding transcriptional regulator; translation: MTTRLADIAAQAGVSEATVSRVLNGKPGVAATTRQSVLAALDVLGYERPVRLRQRSAGLVGLITPELENPIFPALAQVIGQALTRQGYTPVLATQTPGGSTEDELTEMLVDRGVAGIIFVSGLHADTSADMQRYEQLRAQGVPFVLVDGFSPKVQAPFISPDDRAAMSLAVTHLVSLGHTRIGLALGPKRFVPVQRKIEGFVRTMQDQLGLAAATVESELVQHSLYTLEGGQAAAMALIDRECTAVVCASDMMALGAIRAARQRGLEVPDDVSVVGFDDSPLIAFTDPPLTTVRKPVPAMGQAAVRTLLEEIGGTPAPHSEFVFMPELVVRGSTASAPGDRSRT
- a CDS encoding DMT family transporter yields the protein MPLASTLRMALLALLWGSGFLWIKLALNHGLSPLQITVARCALGAAVLLALALAARQRLPRDGRTWAHLLVAAFFCNALPFALFGIGEQTVDSGTAGVLNATTPLWALLLGLVLGTDRPLSPARLTGLLLGFAGVLLIFAPWQRAGLMTGGALALLGAAVSYAVAFAYMGRHLTGRDAPLAVSAAQLLTATGWAAAGWATTGWAADTGPAGSAGPAGVDATAVLAVVVLGIFGTGITFYLNYRLIADEGATSAATVGYLLPVVSVALGALFLDERVGPRVLAGMVVVLAGVALTRPRRAPGRTGVRGRVRVGGAWSRSSPRP
- a CDS encoding extracellular solute-binding protein — protein: MRRGIAATALVASIALTATACGGSDSGDSADGPVTITWWDTSNATNEAPTYKALVKEFEAANKDIKVKYVNVPFDQAQNKFDTAAGATGAPDILRSEVGWTPAFAKKGFFLPLDGTEALKDQDKFQPSLIKQAQYDGKTYGVPFVTDTLALVYNKELFEKAGIAEAPKSWDDLKKAAATIKDKTGVDGYWGSTQAYYAQSFLYGEGTDTVDVAQKKITVNSAEAKKAYGTWLDLFDGKGLHKADTTADAYAHIQDAFVNGKVASIVQGPWEITNFYKGSAFKDKANLGIATVPAGGAGKAGAPTGGHNLSVYAGSDKAHQEASLKFINFMTSAKSQETIALKNSTLPTRDDAYTAEVKADPGIAGYQTVLAAAQPRPELPEYSSLWGPLDTELLAIAGGKESLDKGLGNAETAIAKLVPDYSK
- a CDS encoding phosphatase PAP2 family protein; the encoded protein is MGETTVTTLEEGREQAAPRSVTDAPEQQRFLHRLRVPRRPRIWFEILLIAVSYWTYSLIRNAVPEQKTQALENADWIWRMEHHLGIAVEETINHSVNSVTWLIVGMNYYYATLHFVVTLGVLVWIYRSHPGRYAATRLVLFATTAVALVGYYFYPLAPPRLMTGENFIDTVVVHQTWGSMASGDLKNMSNQYAAMPSMHIGWSLWCGLTIFALASVPWVRVLGLLYPTLTLVVIVATANHFWLDAVGGMICLAFGYAVARVWYGALPYALPRQVTGDIREPELEPVKV
- a CDS encoding carbohydrate ABC transporter permease codes for the protein MTVAIDRATGKRRGEPGGRPGPLSRLKQSYQRFWYAYAMIAPVVVVLGVLVLYPLARGFYLTLTNANSLNSARTIGANRIEATYEFIGLDNYADILWGPTSYDRFWSHFIWTIVWTALCVALHYVIGLGLALLLNQKLRGRTFYRLILVLPWAVPTFVTVFGWRFMLADGGVINAGLEALHLPAPLWLEDTFWQRFAAIMVNTWCGVPFMMVSLLGGLQSIDSSLYEAAEMDGASAWQRFRYVTLPGLRSVSSTVVLLGVIWTFNQFAVIFLLFGDTAPEAQILVTWAYYLGFGQQPRDFAQSAAYGILLLAILIVFTSVYRRWLNRDEQQLAI